In Limibacter armeniacum, a single window of DNA contains:
- a CDS encoding SRPBCC family protein — protein MRILVKTKVEQPLEKVWQGFDVSLFNKLNPPFPPVKVQRFDGSLVGNEVHLELNFLLFKQLWVSKIVEQQSMPEKIYFVDKGIRLPFFLSKWTHRHILIKKEDGTEIQDDISFSTGTWLTDIFLLPVLWLQFLYRKPVYRKLFLR, from the coding sequence ATGAGGATTCTTGTTAAAACAAAAGTAGAGCAGCCTTTGGAGAAAGTATGGCAGGGGTTTGATGTTTCACTTTTCAATAAGTTGAACCCGCCGTTTCCGCCAGTTAAAGTTCAGCGGTTTGATGGAAGCCTTGTTGGAAATGAAGTGCATTTAGAATTGAACTTCCTTCTGTTTAAGCAGTTGTGGGTTAGCAAGATTGTAGAACAGCAATCCATGCCTGAAAAGATTTATTTTGTAGATAAAGGAATCCGTCTTCCTTTTTTTCTGAGCAAATGGACTCATCGTCACATTTTAATTAAAAAGGAAGACGGTACTGAAATTCAGGATGATATTAGTTTCTCAACAGGTACATGGTTAACTGATATCTTTTTACTTCCAGTGCTGTGGTTGCAGTTTTTGTATCGAAAACCTGTTTACCGAAAGTTATTCCTTAGGTAA
- a CDS encoding AI-2E family transporter, whose translation MITNNQDKVSKLTLLILLAGISALFFAMIRQFIMTLFIAGLFTALAYPLYSWFKKVTKNREGLASALTLVVIILAILLPLGGLIAIVTAQAIKAGETAIPWIQENASHTSQINEWMKDLPYYQEIIPYKDEILKKAGDILNAISKLIVDGATNLTKSTAKFAFMLLILVYSMFFLFISGKELIDRILYYLPLKKEEEEVLLEKFTSVTRATIKGTFVIGFLQGALAGIAFAVVGIDSAVFWGALMAVLSAIPGIGAPLIWVPAAIILGINGDWGKAIGLFVFCGAIVGSIDNFLRPILVGKDIKMHELMIFFSTLGGLFMFGPIGFIIGPIIAALFVSLWEIYGEVFKKFLVPNNQDNASDLPKE comes from the coding sequence ATGATCACCAACAATCAAGACAAGGTCAGTAAACTGACCTTACTGATTCTGCTAGCAGGTATCAGTGCCCTTTTTTTTGCCATGATAAGGCAGTTTATCATGACACTTTTTATCGCTGGTCTTTTTACAGCGTTAGCATACCCACTTTATTCTTGGTTCAAAAAAGTGACTAAGAATAGAGAAGGGCTTGCCTCAGCTTTAACACTCGTCGTTATTATATTGGCTATTCTTTTACCATTAGGTGGATTAATCGCTATTGTAACCGCTCAAGCTATAAAAGCAGGTGAAACAGCCATTCCTTGGATTCAGGAAAATGCTTCACATACCAGCCAGATAAATGAGTGGATGAAAGACCTTCCCTACTATCAGGAGATTATACCATACAAAGATGAAATCCTGAAAAAAGCCGGAGATATTCTAAATGCCATCAGTAAACTTATTGTGGATGGAGCCACTAACCTGACCAAAAGCACTGCAAAGTTTGCGTTTATGCTGCTGATACTGGTTTACTCCATGTTCTTTCTATTTATCAGCGGCAAGGAACTTATTGACCGTATCCTCTATTATTTACCACTTAAAAAGGAAGAAGAAGAGGTCCTACTTGAAAAATTCACTTCTGTGACGCGTGCGACCATCAAAGGCACCTTTGTTATCGGGTTCTTGCAGGGAGCTTTGGCTGGTATTGCCTTTGCCGTAGTAGGTATTGACAGTGCGGTATTTTGGGGGGCATTAATGGCAGTTTTGTCAGCAATCCCCGGAATAGGAGCCCCACTTATTTGGGTACCTGCAGCCATAATTTTAGGCATCAATGGTGATTGGGGAAAAGCCATCGGCTTGTTTGTTTTCTGTGGTGCTATCGTGGGTAGTATTGATAATTTCCTAAGGCCAATTCTAGTAGGAAAAGATATCAAGATGCATGAGCTAATGATCTTTTTCAGTACACTAGGCGGCCTGTTTATGTTTGGCCCAATCGGGTTTATTATTGGACCAATTATAGCCGCACTTTTTGTATCCTTATGGGAAATCTATGGTGAGGTTTTCAAAAAGTTTTTGGTTCCGAACAATCAGGATAATGCATCAGATTTACCTAAGGAATAA